From Nitratidesulfovibrio sp.:
CCTGGGCGCGCTGGCGGTAACGGCCGCATCCGTGGTGGCTCTCCCCGCCGAAGGTCTGCTGCTGTGGGATGCCTACAAGGTGGACGCCCTCTCGCAGTTCTTCAAGCTGTGCGTGGCGGGCGGCTTCTGCATCGCCGTGCTCAACGCCACCCGCCAGCCCACGCTGGAGGAAGGCAAACGCGCCGACTACTTCCTGTTCCTGGGGGTATCGGCGTGGGGCCTGATGCTGCTGGCCTCGTCCGCAGAACTGGTGACCCTGTACCTTGCGCTGGAACTGTCGTCGTACAGTCTGTACGTGCTCATTCCCCTGCGCGGGCGTACCCGTGAGGGGGCAGAGGCAGGCGTCAAGTACATCCTGTTCGGCGCGGCGGCCACGGCCATTTCGCTGTACGGGCTGTCGTACATCATGGCCGCGCACCAGACCACGTACATCGCGGCACTGGCCGCGCGCGACTGGTCGTGGGCGGCAAGTCCCACTGCCGTTGTCGGCCTGTCGCTGTTCCTGTGCGGCATGTTCTACAAGCTGGCCCTGTTTCCGTTCCACTTCTGGTGCCCCGACGTGTATCAGGGCGCCAGCAACGAAACGGCGGCCTACGTGGCCACCCTGCCCAAGCTGGGCGCGGTGGTGGTGCTGGTGCGCCTGGCCGCCGTGCTGCACCCCGGCCTGGAAATAACCACGGCCATCGCCTGGCTGGGCGTTCTTTCCATGACCTTCGGCAACCTGTGCGCCCTGGTGCAGAAGGACGTGAAGCGCATGCTGGGCTTCTCGTCCGTGGCGCACGCGGGCTACGTGACCGTGGGCCTCGTGTCCGGCACGGCAGAGGGCCTTGCCGCCGCCGCGTTCTACGCGCTGGTGTACGTGGTCATGAACCTGCTGTGCTTCTGGGTGGTGGCCCGCGTGGCCGTGGACGGGCGCAACCTGGCCCTGTCCGACCTCAACGGGCTGCACCGCAGATCCCCGGTGCTGGCCTTTGCCCTTGGGGTGGGCGCCTTCGCCCTGGTGGGCCTGCCGCCCACGGCGGGCTTCATGGGCAAGCTGTTCCTGATCACGGCGGCGTGGAACCACGGCTACAACTGGCTGGTCATCGCCCTGGCCCTGAACAGCGCCATTGCCATCTACTACTACCTGTCGCTGGTGCGCCACGCCTATACCGAGCCTGACGAAAACACCTCGCTGCCCGCGCCCGACCAGAGCGCGTTCAGCCTGGGCGGCGCGGTGGCGCTGGCCGCCGCCACGCTGGTGCTGGGCATCGTGCCTTCGCCGCTGTTCGAGAGGGCGGTCAAGGCGGGCATGGCCCTCTTCGGCTAGGGTTGGAAACAAGCCCCTGAAAACCACCGACGGAGCCTTGGCTTCCGACCTCTGCAACACGAATCCCCCGGCCCCGCACAACGGGACCGGGGGATTTTTTACGCTTGCAAAGGCGAGACGCGCTCGACAGCCCCCGCACCCTTCCCCTAGCATGGGCGCGTCCGCGCGGGGCACAACCTCTCCGTCTTCTCCGTCCCCCGCGCCATACCAAACCGGAGACGCAGCCATGCCCGAACACGCCCCATCCGCCCAACTCGGCGCCGCCATCACGCCCGACCCCGCGAAGGGACCGCTGCTTGTCGCCCACCTTGGCGGACCCAAGACCGGCAGCAGCGCCATACAGGCCTTCTGCGACCACAACCGCACCGCGCTGTTCCGCCAGCACGGCATTCTCTATCCCACGCTGAACCCTGACCGCGTGCCTGACGCAACGCGACCCGAAATTCCCGGCGATCCGAACCTTGAGCTGCCGCACCACGGGGCCGTCATCATGGGCATGCAGCCCGACGCACAGGACGACTACCTGGACCGGGCGACAGCCGTCTGCCGTGCGGCCGGCACCCCCATCCTGCTGCTGAGCCTGGAGGCTCCCAGCCTGCCCGCCTACGCGGACATGGTGCGCCGCCATACGGAGCGCACGGGCCTGCGGTCCGTGGCCGTGTGCTACGTGCGCAGGCAGGACACCTGGATGGAGGATGCCTGGAAGCAGTGGGGACTGAAGTACGACCAGTACCCCACGGCGGACACCTTCGCCCAGGCGCTCATGGACCGGGCGCTGGACGACGTGTTCTTTCGCGCCGCCGTTTCGGTGTTGGAGCATGCCTGGCTGGACGAGGTGTGGGGCTCCATGGACCCCGCCGACGTGGTGGTGCGCCCCTACGAGCGCTCCGCCCTGCAATGCGGCGACGTGGTGGCCGACCTGCTGGGCCTGCTGGGGGTGGGCTCCATCGCCCACCTGCCCTCGCCGCCCGCCACCAACTTCAACACCAACCACGGCTTCACGCCGCAGGCCATCAAGCTGCTGCGCACGGTACGCTCCATGTTCGGCGGGGTGTTCGACAACGGTCCCTATGAAATGCTGTACGATGCGCTGCCCCGTGCCGCCGCTGCCCCTTTCGGGCACGTGGGGCTGCTGTCGCCCGGCATGCGCGCCAAGGTGCTGGCTCACTACGCCCCTTGCAACGAACGACTGGCCAGGCGCATCCCCGGCCACCGGGACGGCGTGCTGTTCCGCGAAGCTCCAGACCCGGAGGCACCCTGGTGGCCCGACCGCGACCTGACCGCACAAGAGGTGACCACCATGCTCATGCAGTGCGTCCACCACCAGCATGTCCGCCTTACCTCGCTGCAAGGGCGCATCGAACGGCTGGAACGACTGGAAAGGAAGGCGCGCAGGCGTCTGGCCGCGCTGGACGGGGGACAGGGCGCGCCGGAATGAACACCCTTTTGAAGGTGACATCACCAGACAGGGGCCATCCGCACGCATTCCATGCGCACTGCGGGATGCCAAACACACCACCCGGCACAGCATCCTGTGCCAATGTCACGCCAAGTCACACTTCCGTGACTGCCGCGCCAAAACCTGCTAGTGTCCTGCCGCAGGGCGGGTTTTTACTGCAACACACTGGTATTTTGGGCTAATACGCCAATGCGACTGCGCGCGGACACGCACCCGCAACAACGGGAATGGCATGCGCGCGAACGCCGTTCGACGCAGGCCTTTCCGGTCGGCTCCCGCCGCCGCGCCGTTCACGCAACCCTTGCCTTCACGAGAACCACCACATGCTCATCGGTCCCCACACCCACGACGAATTCATGGACGTTGCGCGCAATTTTCACGGCTACCCGGCCCCCGGCCTGATCATCGGCGGCTACATGGTCGAACTGGCCCGCCAGGGCCTGCCGGAAGGCGTGCTGTTCGACGCCATTTCCGAGACCGAACAGTGTCTGCCCGACGCGGTGCAACTGCTTACCCCCTGCACGGTGGGCAACGGCTGGCTGCGCATCATGAACTTCGGCATCTACGCCGTCTCGCTGTTCGACAAGCGCACCGGCGAAGGGGTGCGCGTGCATCTGGACGTGGACAAGATGGGCCCGTGGGGCGAAATCCGCACCTGGTTCCTGAAGCTGAAATCCAAGAAGGACCAGGACACGCCGCTGTTGCAGGCGCAGATCAAGGAGGCGGGGCCGGACATCCTGACCGCCCGGCCCATCACCATCCGGCCCGACCGGCTGGGCCACAAGGGCAAGGGGCTGGTGGGCCGCTGCCCGCTGTGCGGCGAATACTATCCGGTGTCCTCGGGCGGCATCTGTCGTTCGTGCCAGGGCGAATCGCCCTACCACGCCGGGCCGGGCCTGGCCTTCGAGGGCCAGCCCGCCCTGCGCGCCGTACCCGTGGCCGAGGCCGTGGGCAAGCGCGCCCTGCACGACATGACCCGCATCGTGCCCGGCGAGCACAAGGACGCGGAATTCACCGCCGGGCAGGAACTGACCGCCGGGGACATCTGCCGCCTTCAGATGATGGGGCGCAACTCCATCTACGTGCAGGACGCCGCCGATTCCGATGATGCCTGGGTGCACGAGGACGAGGCCGCCAAGACCTTCGCCGCCATGCTGGCGGGCGAGGGCATCGCCATGCGCGAGGACCCGCGCGAGGGCAAGGCCAACCTTGTCGCCACCCGCGACGGCCTGCTGATGGTGGACACCGAACGGCTGGAACGCTTCAACCTGGTGCCCGACGTGATGTGCGCCACCCGCCAGGGCTACAGCATGGTGCTGGCGGGGGCCAAGGTGGCGGGCACGCGGGCCATCCCGCTGTATCTCTCGCGCGAGAACTTCATCAAGGCCACGGCCATGCTCCAGGACGGCCCGCTGCTGCGGGTGCTGCCCATGCGCGCCGCGAAAATCGGCATTCTGGTCACCGGCACCGAGGTATTCCAGGGGCTGATCCAGGACAAGTTTGCGCCCATCATCACCCAGAAGGCCCAGCGCCTGAACTGCGAGGTGGTGAAGACCGTGTTCGCCCCCGACGACGCGGCCCTGATCACCCAGGGCGTGCGCGACCTGATCGCCGCCGGGGCGGACCTGGTGGTGACCACCGCCGGGCTGTCCGTGGACCCCGACGACGTGACCCGCAAGGGGCTGCTGGACGCGGGCCTTACCGACATGCTGTACGGCCTGCCCATGCTGCCCGGCACCATGAGCCTTGTGGGGCGCATCACCAGCGAGCAGGCCCCCCACCCCGTGCAGGTGGTGGGCGTACCCGCCTGCGCGCTGTTCTTCAAGACCACCGCGCTGGACATCCTGCTGCCGCGCCTGCTGGCCGGGGTGCAAATCACCCGGCGCGACCTGGCGAAGCTGGGCGACGGCGGCCTGTGCATGGAATGCAAGAGCTGCACGTATCCCAAGTGCCCGTTCGGCAAGTAGCACCGGGCGGCACCTGTACCGAAAGCGAAACCGGGGCAGCCAGCGCTGCCCCGGTTTTTCATGCTCCGGCCCCGGTCCGCGCCCCGGTGCCGCCCACTGCCCGGTGCACCCCGTCTCCCCCCATCTGACACACCTCCCCTCCGGCGCATCCCCACTTGACGCGCCGGGCAGCCATCCCGATACTCCCCGCATGAGCCGCACCCCACGCCATGCCGCCGTCCGCTTCTGGCGCGACCCGGACCTGCCCGAAGTGGAGGTGCGCCGATCGAGCTACAACGAGGAAACCTTCCGCCGCCACACCCACGCCGCCTATTCCATCGGGCTCATGGACGGCGGGGCCGCCTCGTTCATGCTCGAAGGCGCGCCGCACCGGGCCGTGGCCGGACAACTGGTGCTCATCGAGCCGGACAGGGTGCACGCCTGCAATCCCGACCGAGACACCTTCTTCGCCTACCGCATGTTTTACGTGGACCCGGCATGGCTGGCGGAACTTGCCGATCAGGCTGAACGGACTGAACGGGCCGAGCGGACACCCTCCTCAGAAACCCCGCCCTGCTCCGCCCCCGCCTGCGAACAGGATAAACCCGGTGAACGGGGGGTATTCCGCACTTCCGGCCCCCCCGGCTGTTGCGACCACCCGGCCCCGCTGCCCCGCTTCCGCGCGCCGGTGGTGGACTGCCCGCAAACCATGGCCGCGTGGTCGGCCCTGTACGATGCGGTAACGCACGGCGGCTCGGTGCTGGAAAAGCAGTCGCTGCTGGTGCAGGCGGCAGAACTGCTGCTGGCCCGGCACTGCCTGCCCGCTTCCGGCGCGTGCCCAGCCATGAATCTCACGGTTCCCGCCGAGGCATGCGCGCCATCCCGGCCCGCCGAATCCGCCCCCCCGACGGACACCGCCGATGCGGTCGCCATAGTGGAGGCCGTACGCCGCCACCTGTGCGACCACGTGGCCGACCCGGTGCGCCTGGACGACCTGGCCCGCCTTGCCGGGCGCAGCCGCTGCCACCTGCTGCGCATGTTCCAGCAGGTCACGGGGCTGCCCCCGCACGCCTACCAGACCCAGTTGCGGGTAGAGGCGGCAAAGGGGCTTCTGGCTGCCGGGCATGCCATCACCCAGGTGGCGGCGGAAACCGGCTTTTCCGACCAAAGCCACTTCTCGCGCGTATTCCGCGACCTGACCGGGGCCACCCCACGCCAGTACCAGCAGGGCGGGTCCAACGGGGCCGACGACGCCGCGCCCGGCGGCACCGACAGCACCGGCACCAAAGCCTGACCCCGCACCGCCCCCAACGGACCTTCACGCCCCCCGGCATCGCAAAATCCTTCCATACGCCAGCGCCCCCCGATGCTAGTGGATGGTCCGGCGTGCCCGCACGCCGTCAACCGTCATCCACCAACGCGGAATGCCCGTCCGCAGGCACACCCGAAGGCCCCCGGTCATCCGATGCCGATCCACCCGGAACCGGCCAGGACAGGCCAAAGCCGTGCCCTTCGACCGCGCCTGCCGAACGGCGCATGCCGCACCCCATGGGAGATCGCGCATGAACCTCGATGCCACCAAGTTCGCCATCGTGCTCGACGGCGGCCTGCCGGGCGGCGTGGCGGCCAACGCCGCCGCCGTGCTGTCCCTGTCCGTGGGCCGCGCCTTTCCGGAAATCGTCGGCCCCGCCGTCACCGACGGCAACGGGGACGAGCACCCCGGCATTACCCAGTTGCCCATCCCCGTACTGCGCGCCGCGCCCGAGGCCCTGCCCGACCTGCGCCGCAAGGCCGAGGAACGCGGGCTGTTCTGCGTGGGCTTTACCCACACGGCGCGCACCGCCCGCAGCTACGACGCCTACATGCAACGCATGGCCGCCACCGCCCACGACGACCTCTGCTTCGTGGGCATTGCCATCGTGGGCGAACGCAGCGCCGTGGACGGACTGTGCGGCGCGCTGCCCATGCTGCGCTGACCGACCGCCCGCATCGCCTCCCGCGCTGGCCGGTGAGCGCCGGGGGGCCCCGCCACCGCGCCCCCCCACCAGTTCCCTACCCCCGCATACGCCACAAAGGGCCGGACATGTTCCGGCCCTTTGTCGTTTCCGCGCCCGCCGTGTGCGCGCCCCACTCCCAACGGCCCGGCCACGATCGTCCGGCGCCCGATATCCCGCTATTCCCGCACCGCACCCCTGCCGCCCCCCTGCTGTCCCTCTTCGTAAAGCAGACTTTACATCTCTTTCCGTCTCTTGATGGGCATTTCGTGCCGCCGAATCCGTACATACGGACAACAGGGCCTTCACACCTCAGCACGGAAGTTCAGCCCATGAGACAGCAACGGCACCACATGACGGTGCTCCACTCCATCGAAGAAGGATTGTGCACGGACAACACTCCATGTCCTGGCGCAAATATGATCGCCTGCTACCTGGAAAAGACGGCCACACCGGCAGATAGAAAACGCCTTGAATCGCATTTTGCGTCGTGCAGGGCATGCAGGGAAGACCTTCTGGAGCTGCGCAAGATTCTGAAGGCAACGGAAGTGAAGACACCGTTCGAGGTCGTTGAGGCGGCATTGGCGCTCGGCAGCCAGCACGAAACGGAGCCGGTCACGGGTCACGGAACGGATCAGGGTACGGAGGACGGCAATGACCACTATCTCATCCTTGGCTAGCTCCACCAGCACATCGTCGACCACCAGCAGCGGCACCACGCTGGACTCCGACGCCTTTCTGCAACTGCTCATCGCGGAACTGCAGAACCAGGACCCCACCAACCCCACCGATTCCACCGAGATGATCAACCAGATCGCCTCGTTCTCCACGGTGGAGCAGCTGACAGCCCTCAACGACACGGCCACGTCCATCTACGACTCGCTGACGGCCATGAGCCTGAACTCCGCCGTGAGCTTCATCGGGCAGTCCGTGCTGGCCGAGGGCGACGACATCTCCAAGACCGACGACGCCACCACCGTGGTCTCCTTCACCCTGGAATCGGACGCGGAAACCCTTACCGCGCACGTCTACGACTCCGACGGCACCATCATCAACTCCGTCTCACTCGGCGCCACGGACAGCGGCACCTACACCTTCTCCTGGGACGGCACCAACTACACCGGCACCGAAGTGTCCAACGGCACCTACAACGTGGTGTTCGAGGCCTACGACGAGGACGGCGACAGCCTGGAAGTCTCCACCATGGTGGCGGGTACGGTTTCCGGCGTCTCGGTGGAGGACGGCACCACGGTGCTCACCCTGTCCGATGGCCGCACGGTGAACCTTGAGGACGTCTACAGCGTCGTCTCCTCCGACGCATAACAACCAGCACGCGCACTGTCGCGGGAGCACCCCATGGGCCTTTCCTCCTCCATGTATTCCAGCGTCTCGGGGCTGCTGAGCACCGCCGAGTCCATCAGCGTCATCGGCAACAACCTCGCCAACTCCAGCACCACGGGCTACAAGTCCATGTCCATGCTGTTCGAGGACGTGTTCTATTCCTCCATCACCACGTCCGGCGGCATCGACCAGATCGGCAACGGCTCCGCCATCTCCGCCATTGCCACCGACTTTTCGCAGGGCTCGTACGAAGACACCTCCGAAGCCATGAACATGGCCATCGCGGGTGAAGGATATTTCATCGTCGAAGACCCCCAGAACGACGGCCAGATATTCTACACCCGCGCGGGCGACTTCACCTTCGACGACGAAGGCTATCTGACGAACTCCTCAGGCTATCAGGTGCAGGGCTGGGCGGTTGACCCGGACACGGCCACCACCAGCGACCCGTCAACCACCGGCGCCCTGGGCGACATCCAGCTGGAAAGCCGCACCTCGCCCGCCTCCGCCACCACCAACGTCTCGCTGGTGGTGAACCTGGACTCGGACGGCGACGACAACTCCACCTCCACCACCGACCCGTACTTCTCGCTGCTCACCGAATGGGACGGCAGCGCCGACGACCCGCTGGGCACCACCAAGTACGAGTACCAGACCACCATCACCGTGTACGACGAGGCCGGGTCCGCCCATGAGCTGACCGTGTACTTCGACCAGGTGGAAGACTCCACCAGCGGTTCCACGACCTGGGAATACATCGTCACCATGGACCCCAGCGAGGACGTGCGCACCATCAACGGCCAGAGCGTGTCGGGCACATCCGCCGCCGGGCTGCTGATGGCGGGCACGCTGACCTTCGATTCCACCGGCGCGCTGGTCTCGCAGACGGCCTTCACGCTCGACTCCACGGCCACCGGCGACCTGACCGACCTTTCCAACTGGACCCTGGCGGAGCTTTCCACCGACGGCCTGCCGGTGTTCGCCTGCAACTTCTCCGGCTCGGACAACGCCAGCACCACCGACGAGGCGGACGCCATCCAGATAGAACTGGACTTCGGCCTGTCGGCCAAATCCATCACCGACAGCTGGGACACCACCGTCACCAGCGCGGCGGACATCGGCACGGACAGCACGCTGCTGTTCGGGTTCACCTCCACGGCCTACGACACCGACCGCACCTCCAGCAACGATTCGGCCAACAGCACCGACAACTCCAGCCAGGACGGCTACGCCACCGGCTACCTGACCAGCTACTACGTGGACGAGGGCGGGGTGATCTACGGCACCTACTCCAACGGCCAGACCCAGGCGCTGTTCATCGTGGCCTTGGCCAGCTTCGACAGCGACCAAGGCCTGCAACTGGAAGGCGGCAACCTGTACTCGGCCACCAGCGAATCGGGCACGGCCAACATCGGCCGGGCAGGGCAGGGCATCTATGGCAGCATCTACGGTGAAAAGCTGGAGGAATCCAACGTGGACGTCTCTACGGAGATGGTCGACCTCATCGTGATGCAGCGCGCCTACCAGGCCAACAGCAAGGTCATCACCACCGTTGACGAAATGCTCCAGACTGCCCTTGGCCTGAAGCGCTAGGGGCTGTTTTCCAAATTGTCCTTTCGCCCGTTGGCGTCGTCAAACTTCGCCCGCCATATCGGTCGAATACGAGAAGAGTATGCTCCCTCATGGCTGGCTTGTTTTCCTCGCCAACGGACGAAATCCCTGCTTTGGAAAACAGCCCCTGGCCCAAGCGGCACGCGCCAAGGCGTCGTCGAGCCTTGACGTGCCGTTCGCAGGGCAGGCCCCCCGGCACCGCCCGTCTCCGTCCGGGGGGGCCGGGGGGCCAACACCGCAACGCACGGGCCTGCCCGCCTGCCCGTAAGGACGCGCCATGTCCTCGCTCAGTTCCATCTTCAACATCGGCTCCAGCGCGCTTTCCAACGCCCAGATCGGCATTTCCGTCACCAGCAACAACATCTCGAACGCCGATGTCGAGGGCTATTCGCGCCAGACGGTGCAGTACACCACGGGCCCCACCACCAGCAGCGGGGGCATCACCTACGGTTCCGGGGCGGAAGTTTCCGAGATCACCCGGCACTTCAGCTACACCGTGGAATCGCAGTACCTGTCGTACAGTTCCGATTCTTCCATGTGGGAGACCATCACCTCCTCGCTCTCGTCCATCGAGTCGCTGTTCGACGACAGCGACGACGAAGGCTACGACCTGTCCACCGCGCTGGACGCCTTCTGGACCAGCCTTGACGCGCTGGCCGCAGACCCGGAAAGCGAAGCCGCGCGCACCGAACTGACCGGCTACGCCGAAACGCTGACCACGCTCATCAATTCCACCAGTGAAAGCCTGGAAGCGGTGCAGGACGACCTGAACGACCAGATCGAAACCCAGGTGGACGACATCAACGACCTGCTGGACACCCTGGCCGACCTCAACTCGCAGCTGGCCGCAGACCCGGAAAACGCCACCCTGATGGACAGCCAGGCCACCACCCTGCGCGAACTTTCCACCTATCTCGACCTTTCGGTGGTCTACGGCGATGACGGGCAGGCCACCGTATATACTGCGGCGGGGCAGACCCTGGTGCAGAACGACGTGACCTACACGCTGGCCTATGAAGGGCCGCAGGCCACCCAGTCGCTGACATCCGCCTCCACCTTCGACGGGCAGGTCTATTTCGAGGGCGAGAGCAGCAACGAGATCGCCATAGAGTTCGTCACCTCCGGCTCGGCGGACGGTTCGGCCAGCGCCGCCACCTACAAGGTATCTCTGGACGGCGGGGAAACCTGGCTCACCGACGACGACGGCAACACCCTGCTGTTCACGGCATCGGGTGCGGACGACAAGGTGACCGTGGACGGGGTATCCATCTGGTT
This genomic window contains:
- a CDS encoding flagellar hook protein FlgE, whose translation is MGLSSSMYSSVSGLLSTAESISVIGNNLANSSTTGYKSMSMLFEDVFYSSITTSGGIDQIGNGSAISAIATDFSQGSYEDTSEAMNMAIAGEGYFIVEDPQNDGQIFYTRAGDFTFDDEGYLTNSSGYQVQGWAVDPDTATTSDPSTTGALGDIQLESRTSPASATTNVSLVVNLDSDGDDNSTSTTDPYFSLLTEWDGSADDPLGTTKYEYQTTITVYDEAGSAHELTVYFDQVEDSTSGSTTWEYIVTMDPSEDVRTINGQSVSGTSAAGLLMAGTLTFDSTGALVSQTAFTLDSTATGDLTDLSNWTLAELSTDGLPVFACNFSGSDNASTTDEADAIQIELDFGLSAKSITDSWDTTVTSAADIGTDSTLLFGFTSTAYDTDRTSSNDSANSTDNSSQDGYATGYLTSYYVDEGGVIYGTYSNGQTQALFIVALASFDSDQGLQLEGGNLYSATSESGTANIGRAGQGIYGSIYGEKLEESNVDVSTEMVDLIVMQRAYQANSKVITTVDEMLQTALGLKR
- a CDS encoding zf-HC2 domain-containing protein — its product is MRQQRHHMTVLHSIEEGLCTDNTPCPGANMIACYLEKTATPADRKRLESHFASCRACREDLLELRKILKATEVKTPFEVVEAALALGSQHETEPVTGHGTDQGTEDGNDHYLILG
- a CDS encoding flagellar hook capping FlgD N-terminal domain-containing protein, producing MTTISSLASSTSTSSTTSSGTTLDSDAFLQLLIAELQNQDPTNPTDSTEMINQIASFSTVEQLTALNDTATSIYDSLTAMSLNSAVSFIGQSVLAEGDDISKTDDATTVVSFTLESDAETLTAHVYDSDGTIINSVSLGATDSGTYTFSWDGTNYTGTEVSNGTYNVVFEAYDEDGDSLEVSTMVAGTVSGVSVEDGTTVLTLSDGRTVNLEDVYSVVSSDA
- a CDS encoding AraC family transcriptional regulator translates to MSRTPRHAAVRFWRDPDLPEVEVRRSSYNEETFRRHTHAAYSIGLMDGGAASFMLEGAPHRAVAGQLVLIEPDRVHACNPDRDTFFAYRMFYVDPAWLAELADQAERTERAERTPSSETPPCSAPACEQDKPGERGVFRTSGPPGCCDHPAPLPRFRAPVVDCPQTMAAWSALYDAVTHGGSVLEKQSLLVQAAELLLARHCLPASGACPAMNLTVPAEACAPSRPAESAPPTDTADAVAIVEAVRRHLCDHVADPVRLDDLARLAGRSRCHLLRMFQQVTGLPPHAYQTQLRVEAAKGLLAAGHAITQVAAETGFSDQSHFSRVFRDLTGATPRQYQQGGSNGADDAAPGGTDSTGTKA
- a CDS encoding DUF2000 domain-containing protein, whose amino-acid sequence is MNLDATKFAIVLDGGLPGGVAANAAAVLSLSVGRAFPEIVGPAVTDGNGDEHPGITQLPIPVLRAAPEALPDLRRKAEERGLFCVGFTHTARTARSYDAYMQRMAATAHDDLCFVGIAIVGERSAVDGLCGALPMLR
- a CDS encoding FmdE family protein, with amino-acid sequence MLIGPHTHDEFMDVARNFHGYPAPGLIIGGYMVELARQGLPEGVLFDAISETEQCLPDAVQLLTPCTVGNGWLRIMNFGIYAVSLFDKRTGEGVRVHLDVDKMGPWGEIRTWFLKLKSKKDQDTPLLQAQIKEAGPDILTARPITIRPDRLGHKGKGLVGRCPLCGEYYPVSSGGICRSCQGESPYHAGPGLAFEGQPALRAVPVAEAVGKRALHDMTRIVPGEHKDAEFTAGQELTAGDICRLQMMGRNSIYVQDAADSDDAWVHEDEAAKTFAAMLAGEGIAMREDPREGKANLVATRDGLLMVDTERLERFNLVPDVMCATRQGYSMVLAGAKVAGTRAIPLYLSRENFIKATAMLQDGPLLRVLPMRAAKIGILVTGTEVFQGLIQDKFAPIITQKAQRLNCEVVKTVFAPDDAALITQGVRDLIAAGADLVVTTAGLSVDPDDVTRKGLLDAGLTDMLYGLPMLPGTMSLVGRITSEQAPHPVQVVGVPACALFFKTTALDILLPRLLAGVQITRRDLAKLGDGGLCMECKSCTYPKCPFGK
- a CDS encoding NADH-quinone oxidoreductase subunit N → MNLDLALLVPECAMLLVVAVLFVQALSAGPASVAAHRWLPLGALAVTAASVVALPAEGLLLWDAYKVDALSQFFKLCVAGGFCIAVLNATRQPTLEEGKRADYFLFLGVSAWGLMLLASSAELVTLYLALELSSYSLYVLIPLRGRTREGAEAGVKYILFGAAATAISLYGLSYIMAAHQTTYIAALAARDWSWAASPTAVVGLSLFLCGMFYKLALFPFHFWCPDVYQGASNETAAYVATLPKLGAVVVLVRLAAVLHPGLEITTAIAWLGVLSMTFGNLCALVQKDVKRMLGFSSVAHAGYVTVGLVSGTAEGLAAAAFYALVYVVMNLLCFWVVARVAVDGRNLALSDLNGLHRRSPVLAFALGVGAFALVGLPPTAGFMGKLFLITAAWNHGYNWLVIALALNSAIAIYYYLSLVRHAYTEPDENTSLPAPDQSAFSLGGAVALAAATLVLGIVPSPLFERAVKAGMALFG